The proteins below are encoded in one region of Canis lupus familiaris isolate Mischka breed German Shepherd chromosome 21, alternate assembly UU_Cfam_GSD_1.0, whole genome shotgun sequence:
- the OR51A8 gene encoding olfactory receptor 51A7 isoform X1: MFALNTSEVEISTFLLIGIPGLEHVHIWISIPICFMYLLAILGNCTILFVIRTEPSLHEPMYYFLSMLALSDLGLSFSSLPSMMRIFLFNAMEISADACIAQEFFIHGFTDMESSVLLIMSFDRFLAIRNPLRYSSILTSSRVLHIGLTFAIKSILLVLPLPFTLKRLQYCNKRLLSHSYCLHQDVMKLACSDNRVNFYYGLFVALCMMSDSVFIAVSYVFILKTVLGIASHGERLKALNTCVSHICAVLIFYVPIITLATMHRFAKHKSPLAMILIADAFLLVPPLMNPIVYCVKTRQIRVKVLEKLSLKSK, from the coding sequence ATGTTTGCTCTCAATACCTCAGAAGTTGAAATCTCCACCTTCCTGTTGATTGGAATCCCAGGGCTTGAGCATGTGCACATTTGGATCTCCATCCCCATCTGCTTCATGTACCTCCTGGCCATCCTGGGCAACTGCACCATTCTATTTGTTATCAGGACAGAGCCTTCTCTGCATGAGCCTATGTACTATTTCCTCTCTATGCTGGCCCTATCTGACCTGGgcttgtctttctcttctcttccctccatgATGAGAATCTTCTTGTTCAATGCCATGGAGATTTCTGCTGATGCATGTATTGCCCAGGAATTTTTCATCCATGGATTCACAGACATGGAATCCTCAGTGCTTCTAATCATGTCCTTTGATCGCTTTCTAGCCATTCGCAACCCCCTGAGGTATAGCTCTATTCTTACCAGCTCCAGAGTTTTGCATATTGGACTGACATTTGCTATTAAAAGCATTCTACtagttcttcctcttcctttcactttAAAGAGACTCCAATACTGTAATAAACGCCTGCTTTCACACTCCTACTGCCTCCACCAGGATGTGATGAAACTGGCCTGCTCTGACAATAGGGTTAACTTTTACTATGGTCTGTTTGTTGCACTCTGCATGATGTCAGACAGTGTGTTCATTGCAGTTTCCTATGTGTTCATCCTGAAGACTGTATTGGGTATTGCTTCCCATGGGGAGCGACTGAAAGCCCTTAATACCTGTGTATCCCACATCTGTGCTGTGCTCATCTTCTATGTGCCCATCATCACCTTGGCTACCATGCATCGCTTTGCCAAGCATAAATCCCCTCTGGCTATGATTCTGATAGCTGATGCATTCTTGTTGGTACCACCTTTGATGAACCCTATTGTGTATTGTGTAAAAACTCGGCAGATTAGAGTAAAAGTCCTGGAAAAACTGAGTCTAAAGTCTAAATGA
- the OR51S1 gene encoding olfactory receptor 51S1, translating into MSTFNQAVHNNTSMAPTFLLVGMPGLSAVPSWWTIPLITIYLLSALGNGTILWIIALDPTLHRPMYFFLFLLSVSDVGLATALMPTLLGLALAGVHAVPASACLLQMFFVHVFSVMESSVLLAMALDRALAICRPLHYPTLLTNDVISKIGLAIAFRCLGLHLPLPFLLAHMPYCHPQVLTHSYCLHPDIAHLACPGAWGAFYSLFVVLSAMGLDPLLIFFSYGLIGRVLQGLGSSEDRWKAGQTCAAHLSAVLLFYMPMIFLALIDRLRVPIPQPAHTLLSYIHFLLPPLINPILYSVKMKEIRERILKRLQPRKVGCVQ; encoded by the coding sequence ATGTCAACATTCAACCAGGCAGTCCACAATAACACTTCAATGGCCCCCACCTTCCTGTTGGTGGGCATGCCAGGTCTGTCAGCTGTACCCTCCTGGTGGACAATACCACTCATCACCATCTACCTTCTCTCTGCCCTGGGCAATGGTACTATCCTCTGGATCATTGCCCTGGATCCCACCCTGCACCGCCCaatgtacttcttcctcttcctgctgaGTGTGTCTGATGTTGGCTTGGCCACAGCCCTGATGCCCACCCTGCTGGGTCTTGCCCTTGCTGGCGTCCATGCTGTCCCTGCCTCAGCTTGCCTCCTGCAGATGTTCTTTGTCCATGTCTTTTCTGTCATGGAGTCCTCTGTTTTGCTTGCCATGGCCTTAGATCGAGCACTAGCCATCTGCCGCCCTCTCCACTACCCAACACTTCTCACCAATGATGTCATTAGCAAGATTGGCCTGGCTATAGCCTTCCGATGCTTGGGTCTCCACCTGCCCCTGCCATTCCTCCTGGCTCACATGCCCTACTGCCACCCACAGGTTCTGACCCATTCTTACTGCTTGCACCCAGATATAGCCCATTTGGCCTGTCCAGGAGCTTGGGGTGCATTCTATAGCCTCTTTGTGGTTCTGTCAGCCATGGGATTAGATCCCCtgcttattttcttctcctaTGGCCTAATTGGCAGGGTGTTGCAAGGTTTGGGATCCAGTGAGGATCGCTGGAAGGCTGGTCAAACCTGTGCTGCCCATCTCTCTGCTGTGCTCCTCTTTTACATGCCCATGATCTTTCTGGCTCTCATTGACCGTCTCAGGGTGCCAATACCTCAGCCTGCCCATACTCTTCTCTCCTATATCCACTTCCTGCTTCCTCCATTGATAAACCCCATTCTCTATAGTGTCAAGATGAAGGAGATTAGAGAGAGAATACTCAAGAGGTTACAGCCCAGGAAGGTGGGTTGTGTTCAATGA
- the OR51H5 gene encoding olfactory receptor family 51 subfamily H member 5 (The RefSeq protein has 1 substitution compared to this genomic sequence), whose translation MADNNYSHFQHPYFVLTGIPGLEQKYYWMAFPLGAIYVIALFGNGVIISTIKSESSLHIPMYYFLFMLALADMGLALCTLPSMLGIFWFNYKSIAFDACLVQMYFIHTFSAIESGVLVAMAFDRVVAIWDPLRYGTILTNGVVGRTGAIILIRAVFVVFPVPFLIKRLPFYRSNILSHSFCLHQDVMRLACASTRVNSLYGLIAVIFTKGSDSLSILFSYVFIFRTVMAIASGKGRLKALNTCVSHICAVLIFYVPLIGVSVIHRFGKHLSPLTHALMANAYLLVPPVLNPIVYTVKTKEIRKKIIQIFVQTKITAEG comes from the coding sequence ATGGCAGATAATAATTATTCTCACTTCCAACATCCTTACTTTGTCTTAACTGGAATTCCAGGGCTTGAACAAAAGTATTATTGGATGGCATTCCCACTGGGTGCTATATATGTCATCGCCCTTTTTGGCAATGGTGTCATTATTTCTACCATCAAGTCTGAATCATCCCTGCATATCCCTATGTACTATTTTCTGTTCATGCTGGCATTGGCAGACATGGGGCTTGCCCTTTGTACTTTGCCCTCTATGCTAGGCATATTTTGGTTTAACTATAAGTCCATTGCTTTTGATGCCTGCCTTGTTCAGATGTACTTCATTCATACCTTCTCTGCCATTGAATCTGGCGTGCTGGTGGCCATGGCTTTTGATCGGGTTGTAGCCATCTGGGACCCCCTCAGGTATGGTACCATCTTAACCAATGGTGTGGTCGGCAGAACAGGGGCCATCATCCTGACAAGAGCAGTCTTTGTGGTCTTCCCTGTGCCTTTCCTCATCAAGCGTCTTCCCTTCTACCGCTCCAACAtcctctcccactccttctgcctCCACCAAGACGTCATGCGACTTGCCTGTGCCAGCACTCGTGTCAACAGTCTCTATGGACTTATTGCTGTCATCTTCACCAAGGGTTCTGACTCCCTCTCCATCCTCTTCTCCTATGTGTTCATATTCCGAACAGTAATGGCCATTGCCTCAGGGAAGGGCCGGCTGAAGGCACTCAACACCTGTGTTTCACATATCTGTGCTGTACTTATCTTCTATGTTCCACTCATTGGGGTATCTGTCATTCACCGTTTTGGAAAGCATCTTTCACCACTGACTCATGCTCTCATGGCTAATGCCTACCTTCTTGTACCCCCTGTGCTTAACCCTATAGTCTATACTGTGAAGACCAAGGAGATACGAAAGAAAATCATCCAAATATTTGTTCAAACCAAGATTACCGCAGAAGGTTAG